Proteins from a single region of Crocosphaera sp. UHCC 0190:
- the yidC gene encoding membrane protein insertase YidC — MDFGVGFISTNIMLPILDFFYGIVPSYGFAIIALTLVIRLGLYPLSAGQIRNMRKMRITQPLMKERQAEIQTRYKDDPAKQQEEMGKLMQEFGNPLAGCLPLVLQMPILFALFATLRGSPFSDINYTVDVQILPQEQIERVIPQPFATKPSNIYITDGLHYPISALLPAGNTLGVGDKTNVEFQTAEGQSLSQLVAQTPENAINPNYQVTKGSERLKINENGTVEALAPGDATIQATIPGLAANTGFLFIKALGQVGVVGEDGSINWDILGMVLFFGLSIYINQELSGSSGGGAQQQQAVNKITPVIFSGMFLFFPLPAGVLMYIVVANIFQTLQTVILMREPLPENLQKLVEQQEKAEKVKEALPFEKRSKKKEKTS, encoded by the coding sequence ATGGACTTTGGTGTCGGATTTATTTCCACAAATATTATGCTGCCAATCCTGGATTTTTTCTACGGGATTGTGCCGAGCTACGGTTTTGCAATTATTGCCTTAACCCTAGTCATTCGCTTGGGTTTGTACCCACTCAGTGCGGGGCAAATTCGCAATATGCGAAAAATGCGAATTACTCAACCTTTAATGAAAGAGCGACAGGCAGAAATTCAAACTCGCTATAAGGATGATCCGGCCAAACAACAAGAAGAAATGGGGAAACTGATGCAAGAGTTTGGCAACCCCTTGGCCGGTTGCTTACCCCTAGTGCTGCAAATGCCGATTCTCTTTGCCTTATTTGCGACATTACGGGGGTCGCCCTTTTCTGATATCAACTACACCGTTGATGTCCAAATTCTTCCCCAAGAACAAATTGAACGGGTTATCCCTCAACCCTTTGCCACCAAACCGAGTAATATTTACATCACTGACGGCCTTCACTATCCGATTTCAGCCCTATTACCCGCAGGTAATACCTTAGGAGTAGGGGATAAGACAAACGTTGAATTTCAAACGGCTGAAGGTCAATCTCTTTCCCAATTAGTGGCCCAGACTCCTGAAAACGCCATTAATCCCAACTATCAGGTCACAAAAGGTTCAGAAAGACTGAAAATTAATGAAAATGGCACGGTTGAAGCTTTGGCCCCAGGCGATGCCACTATTCAAGCCACCATTCCAGGCCTTGCAGCTAATACCGGATTCCTCTTTATCAAAGCCTTGGGACAGGTTGGAGTCGTGGGTGAAGATGGCAGCATTAACTGGGATATCCTGGGCATGGTGTTATTCTTTGGTTTGAGCATTTATATCAACCAAGAATTGTCAGGATCATCCGGTGGAGGGGCCCAACAACAACAGGCAGTTAATAAGATTACCCCTGTGATTTTTAGTGGGATGTTTTTGTTCTTCCCCTTACCGGCCGGGGTCTTGATGTATATTGTAGTAGCAAATATTTTTCAGACCCTACAAACCGTTATTTTGATGCGGGAACCTTTGCCAGAAAACTTGCAAAAATTAGTAGAACAGCAAGAAAAAGCCGAAAAAGTCAAGGAAGCCCTGCCCTTTGAGAAGCGTTCCAAGAAAAAAGAGAAAACCTCTTAA
- a CDS encoding tetratricopeptide repeat protein codes for MSDNSSPKIFQRVVTIVSGLALLATMTVAGFSFRQPSSEQPIDSNNPTLDEQLQSMVQGYETVLKREPDNPTAKQGLEQALKTLVATQIQGKDLDKAIPPMEKLVKLAPDNQEYQSVLKQMKQAQNQASAPSPNTNQAPANPNPTSSPEPLNLNLIPNFDSLNPNPAPSPDPLNRDPVTNPDPLNLNSQPQSNPNL; via the coding sequence ATGTCTGATAATTCTTCTCCAAAAATCTTTCAACGAGTGGTGACGATTGTGTCTGGCTTAGCCTTACTCGCTACAATGACTGTTGCTGGCTTTTCCTTTCGACAACCTTCTTCTGAACAACCTATCGACAGTAATAATCCTACCCTAGATGAACAATTACAGTCTATGGTGCAAGGATATGAAACGGTTTTAAAAAGAGAACCCGATAACCCCACGGCCAAACAAGGGTTAGAACAAGCTTTAAAAACTTTAGTGGCGACGCAAATACAAGGGAAAGACTTAGATAAAGCCATCCCACCCATGGAAAAATTGGTCAAATTAGCCCCAGACAATCAAGAATATCAAAGCGTTCTCAAACAGATGAAACAGGCACAGAATCAGGCATCTGCCCCTTCTCCTAACACCAATCAAGCTCCTGCCAATCCCAATCCTACATCAAGCCCCGAGCCTCTCAACCTGAATCTAATCCCGAATTTTGATTCTCTTAATCCCAATCCCGCGCCGAGTCCCGATCCTCTTAATCGTGATCCGGTAACGAATCCCGATCCCCTTAATTTGAATTCTCAGCCTCAGTCTAATCCAAATCTTTAA
- a CDS encoding cytochrome, whose amino-acid sequence MSLLKRGNFLSFVISLAIALWCVSIGWSFTQALETSPILLAQSQTSSRPRTEVGKELYVSTCSGCHIPIPPEVLPTETWQELLEKPNKHYGTSIPNFIRLSQVLIWDYLKTSSRSILIKDAPIPFYIEQSQYFKILHPRVEFTEPITHKSCLICHPGVKEFDYRTLTPEWQDAP is encoded by the coding sequence ATGTCTCTTTTGAAACGTGGGAATTTCTTGTCTTTCGTCATTTCATTGGCGATCGCTCTGTGGTGTGTCAGTATTGGTTGGAGTTTTACCCAAGCCTTAGAAACATCTCCCATCCTACTAGCTCAATCCCAGACTTCGTCTCGTCCTCGTACTGAAGTGGGTAAAGAGCTTTATGTTTCTACTTGTTCAGGATGTCATATTCCCATTCCTCCAGAAGTGTTACCCACAGAAACCTGGCAAGAACTTTTAGAAAAGCCGAATAAACATTATGGAACTTCCATTCCCAACTTTATCCGCTTGAGTCAAGTCCTGATCTGGGATTATCTAAAAACTTCTTCCCGTTCTATCCTTATTAAAGATGCTCCGATACCTTTCTATATTGAACAATCCCAATATTTTAAGATCCTTCATCCTCGCGTTGAATTTACAGAACCCATCACCCATAAAAGTTGTCTAATCTGTCATCCAGGGGTCAAAGAGTTTGATTATCGAACCTTAACCCCTGAATGGCAAGATGCGCCTTAA
- a CDS encoding protein jag, with protein MEQQEHHGKQWLETLLDLMGLPAEVTIEYRKSEVGESDECWLIIDDTQFTPEQIAILIGERGEGIDAIQYLANTLINLSVDDSQQQGFTIELNGYRWKRYEELKAWTEQVAQQVRQTGQEVEMTSLSSAERRQIHTFLQDVEDLETESRGQEPDRRLVVKPR; from the coding sequence ATGGAGCAACAAGAACATCATGGAAAACAATGGTTGGAAACCCTCTTGGATTTAATGGGGTTGCCAGCCGAAGTGACCATTGAATATCGGAAAAGTGAAGTTGGGGAATCGGATGAGTGTTGGTTAATTATTGATGACACTCAATTTACCCCTGAACAAATTGCAATTTTGATTGGGGAAAGAGGAGAAGGAATTGATGCTATCCAGTATCTGGCCAATACCTTAATTAATCTAAGTGTTGATGATTCTCAACAACAGGGATTTACCATTGAACTAAATGGTTATCGTTGGAAGCGTTATGAAGAACTGAAAGCTTGGACAGAACAGGTGGCTCAACAAGTTCGTCAAACTGGGCAAGAGGTCGAAATGACTTCTCTTTCGTCGGCAGAGCGTCGTCAAATTCATACATTTTTACAAGATGTAGAAGATTTGGAGACGGAAAGTCGCGGACAAGAACCTGATCGCCGTTTAGTGGTTAAACCCCGATAA